The Carettochelys insculpta isolate YL-2023 chromosome 18, ASM3395843v1, whole genome shotgun sequence genome window below encodes:
- the LOC142022545 gene encoding RIMS-binding protein 2-like — translation MTRDSPGGGPPPGGRLSPRKAPAQPAGSQAQHDEHKRELEALRAELDGERLRSQESRRRFAAEARELREAAERDRQLLADQLRSKWEQQRARELHQLRELSLREREAEIRQLIRWKDAELRQAQELLQRERDAAIRQARDLQRQLAEELVSRGYSSARGGSAGLSSECRGKLQEVLSKLRWEIDGDQAARIRHLRAELELERSLFLKYILERFEGEQPPAGSPHRTRHGPRPRLSKRLLEGPRPRSLESLVAAASPDGAAARSRSLESSLAKAESSLEGSPPQSPCHGQQGALKASEEDAHPQEGAAKDLPMKPTSKEVSLECLDSPPEGKMENWGSAGEGGTQLVLQQQEWLSGNSYSQLVKQNMNLLSALEDLEQRCTVLKEENALLRRNSFPEMQEKVKRLKRKNAELAIIAKRLEERARKIPESNLKEVNAPIPLSFKGSSVEQCKNAFARQRAKDLSEQASILLAKDKQIEALQRECWELRAKLATGKEGSCWLNLSDFDRLLRESQKEVLRLQRQITLKNLKESLQSSRIGPDSSSASTMCLMQEALAPNIDASVNASSLPKQTPAESITLAKDIKPVVLYLGSVSEEHEKVPLNTDLDSKHQIQHLEIELSKKIKQCENLEQEVEKKQKRCEELEMQLKEVLMENARMAEENAQLSGKTKWTEKVESENSDLKVKLMVVTEERNAAVQLTKGLQTKVEELEHVLKDLTEMAERRQQLEVDHEETLLALQKKDEEVKYLEQAQREAKRDHEEVVQLLEAQVRELENQYHGQTEHFNLLSQELERLQIKNADLMTSELPHSVCCSSEDCHALQCSKNINDFVVSPPVSKKQTKKLEFQINSSKSESTQNSPKSYPTPDRDSASEMDEGETGKFALILDPERQGPAKLQVFLARYSYDPFDGPNKNPEAELPLTAGEYVYIYGDMDEDGFFEGELMDGRRGLVPSNLIEEVSDDDLMTFVPPKTSDLSCTLDHEMNVLIRSASSGEKSEDEELSVRFLPNRLEGDMDMPDDHTSVPYPRNLTLIKQFARSVVVSWEPPLMPACWGDVQSYNIYVDTELCHNVRSGSQTQAAIENLDLKIKAYRISVQSVTEEGNSDKKQCTILVGQGFHRAPTCLKLRSITATSAEITWLPSNSNYTHALYLNEKEYDVTEAGVYWYTFHNLQPNTQYKARVEAWPQKIVWDLPEKQWEQKSAIIKFITPSAGPPDAPLDVQVQPGPSADILVISWIPVTIDAAGSSNGVRVTGYAVYVNDQRVSEVMSPTAGSAIVELSQLEMLEGSQKVSVRTVSLAGESLDSVPALIPSAMLNVPSCSSPSNSMSASLNPGLPYGEFTDSQHVKIPLTHWRSSPSSEMCMASQENKFTIPFTSNCEDSVVSLPASIPSPQLFSQSPSLIYELTLCNTGDDIARDKNDKYLKSYNQTEVSVQSAGFVFPSRRYEESVNSSMSELKELAEDSQRKKIKNLFVTKKAVLENQMDTSKMKMSMVSQYVYSDDKSVKDTATPDNEGYNERCLSSVPQLCSQLELEDNSYRNIGIHDTCVQEIPHVPTEKKQMKELSKEDPSLGMSRSEIKADQKSRTGDWPLNPVVDRSHSSELSDILEEEEEDLDLDVQEENRLKMAGNDYRLPELPEFPMQWAQNRNTSNTSTVGQAGKSSLSKAGPLRGFVSEEMVNDNSVRVFVALFDYDPISMSPNVDAAEEELPFKKGQILMVVGDKDADGFYRGECAGRVGYIPYNMVSEVQVESNEMKQHLLKQDFITDEKSVVDVMEVDTQNNSKSLTEHSLRNSKAEQLPSKAMVAVVDYNPGENLNADVESELAFHAGDIITVFGSMDDDGFYHGEFNGQRGLISSDFLKAITQDEE, via the coding sequence ATGACCCGAGACAGCCCGGGCGGGGGCCCGCCCCCTGGGGGGCGGCTGTCGCCTCGCAAGGCCCCGGCGCAGCCCGCCGGCAGCCAGGCCCAGCACGACGAGCACAAGCGGGAGCTGGAGGCGCTGCGGGCCGAGCTGGACGGCGAGCGGCTGCGCTCGCAGGAGAGCCGCCGCCGCTTCGCCGCCGAGGCCCGCGAGCTGCGGGAGGCGGCGGAGCGCGACCGCCAGCTGCTGGCCGACCAGCTCCgctccaagtgggagcagcagcggGCCCGGGAGCTGCACCAGCTGCGGGAGCTGAGCCTGCGGGAGCGCGAGGCCGAGATCCGCCAGCTCATCCGCTGGAAGGACGCCGAGCTGCGCCAGgctcaggagctgctccagcGGGAGCGGGACGCCGCCATCCGGCAGGCCCGGGACCTGCAGCGGCAGCTGGCCGAGGAGCTGGTGAGCCGGGGCTACAGCAGCGCCCGGGGCGGCTCGGCGGGGCTGAGCAGCGAGTGCCGCGGCAAACTGCAGGAGGTGCTGAGCAAGCTGCGCTGGGAGATCGATGGCGACCAGGCCGCCCGCATCCGCCACCTCCGGGccgagctggagctggagcggaGCCTCTTCCTCAAGTACATCCTGGAGCGGTTCGAGGGCGAGCAGCCGCCCGCCGGCTCCCCGCACCGCACCCGGCACGGCCCGCGGCCCCGCCTCAGCAAGAGGCTCCTGGAAGGGCCCAGGCCCCGCTCCTTGGAGAGCCTCGTCGCTGCCGCCTCTCCGGATGGGGCCGCAGCCAGATCCCGCTCGCTGGAGAGCAGCCTGGCCAAGGCGGAGTCCTCGCTGGAGGGGAGCCCCCCGCAGAGCCCCTGTCATGGGCAGCAGGGGGCCCTAAAGGCTTCAGAAGAAGATGCCCACccgcaggagggggcagccaagGATCTTCCCATGAAACCCACCAGTAAGGAGGTTTCTTTGGAGTGCTTGGACTCACCTCCTGAGGGGAAGATGGAGAACTGGGGGTCTGCAGGAGAAGGTGGCACCCAGTTAGTGTtgcagcagcaggagtggctCTCTGGCAACAGTTACAGCCAGCTGGTGAAGCAGAACATGAACCTGTTAAGTGCCCTGGAGGATCTAGAGCAGCGATGCACAGTCCTTAAGGAAGAGAATGCCCTCCTGAGAAGGAACAGCTTCCCCGAGATGCAGGAGAAGGTGAAGCGGCTCAAGAGGAAAAATGCAGAGCTGGCCATCATTGCCAAGCGATTGGAAGAGAGAGCCAGGAAAATCCCAGAGTCCAACCTCAAAGAAGTCAATGCCCCAATACCATTATCCTTCAAAGGCTCCAGTGTGGAACAATGCAAGAATGCATTCGCTCGGCAGCGGGCAAAAGACCTAAGTGAACAAGCCAGCATCCTTCTGGCCAAAGATAAACAGATAGAAGCTTTGCAGAGAGAGTGTTGGGAGCTGCGGGCCAAACTTGCAACAGGCAAGGAGGGCTCATGCTGGCTCAATTTAAGTGACTTTGATCGCTTGTTGAGGGAGTCTCAGAAAGAAGTGTTACGGTTACAGAGACAGATAACGCTGAAGAACCTCAAAGAGTCTCTACAGTCTTCCAGAATTGGTCCAGACAGTTCTTCAGCTTCTACCATGTGCCTAATGCAGGAAGCACTTGCACCAAACATTGATGCAAGCGTAAATGCTTCATCTTTGCCAAAACAGACTCCAGCAGAATCAATCACTTTGGCAAAGGATATTAAGCCAGTAGTGCTGTATTTGGGAAGTGTGTCTGAGGAACATGAAAAAGTCCCTTTAAATACAGATTTAGATAGCAAACATCAAATACAGCATTTGGAAATAGAACTTAGTAAAAAAATTAAGCAATGTGAAAACCTTGAACAAGAAGTGGAGAAAAAGCAGAAAAGATGCGAAGAGTTGGAAATGCAGCTTAAAGAGGTGCTGATGGAAAATGCCAGAATGGCTGAGGAAAATGCTCAACTCAGTGGAAAAACTAAATGGACAGAAAAGGTTGAATCTGAAAACTCTGACCTGAAGGTGAAACTAATGGTGGTGACAGAGGAGCGGAATGCTGCTGTCCAGTTGACCAAAGGACTTCAAACCAAAGTGGAGGAACTAGAGCACGTATTAAAGGACTTGACAGAAATGGCGGAGAGAAGACAACAGCTGGAGGTTGACCATGAGGAAACACTGCTAGCACTGCAGAAGAAAGATGAGGAAGTTAAATATTTGGAGCAAGCCCAGAGAGAAGCAAAAAGGGATCATGAAGAAGTAGTACAGCTGTTGGAAGCGCAGGTGAGAGAACTGGAGAATCAATATCACGGTCAAACCGAACATTTTAATCTTCTGTCTCAGGAACTCGAACGATTACAAATAAAAAATGCTGACCTTATGACTTCAGAATTGCCACATTCTGTGTGCTGTTCCTCAGAAGACTGCCATGCTCTTCAGTGCAGTAAGAATATTAATGACTTTGTAGTAAGTCCTCCTGTTTCTAAGAAGCAAACCAAAAAACTAGAGTTCCAGATTAACTCCTCAAAATCAGAATCCACACAGAACAGTCCAAAGTCCTACCCCACTCCAGACAGGGATAGTGCAAGTGAGATGGATGAAGGGGAAACAGGCAAATTTGCCCTGATTTTGGATCCTGAGAGACAAGGTCCTGCAAAACTTCAAGTATTTTTAGCTCGTTATAGCTATGACCCATTTGATGGTCCTAATAAGAACCCTGAGGCAGAGCTTCCACTGACAGCTGGAGAATACGTTTACATCTATGGAGACATGGATGAGGATGGTTTCTTTGAAGGAGAgctgatggatggcagaagagggtTGGTTCCCTCTAACTTGATAGAAGAAGTTTCAGATGATGACCTCATGACCTTTGTACCTCCAAAGACAAGTGACCTCTCCTGTACTTTAGATCATGAAATGAATGTCCTCATCAGAAGTGCTAGTAGTGGAGAAAAAAGTGAAGATGAAGAACTCAGTGTCAGGTTTTTACCTAATAGACTAGAAGGAGATATGGATATGCCTGATGATCATACATCTGTGCCTTATCCAAGAAATTTGACTCTAATCAAACAGTTTGCAAGAAGTGTTGTTGTAAGCTGGGAGCCCCCACTCATGCCAGCCTGCTGGGGAGATGTGCAGAGTTATAATATTTACGTAGATACAGAACTATGCCACAACGTGAGGTCTGGTAGTCAGACTCAAGCAGCAATTGAAAATTTGGATCTAAAGATTAAGGCGTATCGGATCTCAGTACAAAGCGTGACAGAGGAGGGAAACTCAGATAAGAAGCAATGCACAATCCTTGTAGGGCAAGGTTTCCATAGAGCACCAACATGTCTGAAACTGAGGAGCATCACAGCCACTTCAGCAGAGATCACCTGGTTACCCAGCAATAGCAACTACACTCATGCATTGTACCTTAACGAGAAGGAGTATGATGTGACAGAGGCAGGGGTCTACTGGTACACTTTCCATAACCTGCAACCCAACACTCAATACAAAGCAAGAGTGGAAGCATGGCCTCAGAAAATTGTATGGGATTTGCCTGAAAAGCAATGGGAGCAGAAATCAGCAATAATTAAATTCATTACTCCATCAGCGGGACCACCTGATGCTCCACTTGACGTTCAAGTACAGCCTGGCCCTTCAGCGGACATTTTGGTTATCAGTTGGATACCAGTAACAATTGATGCAGCAGGTTCATCCAATGGGGTACGAGTTACTGGTTATGCTGTGTATGTCAATGATCAAAGAGTATCAGAAGTTATGTCTCCAACAGCTGGGAGTGCCATAGTAGAATTGTCCCAGTTAGAGATGCTAGAAGGGTCTCAGAAGGTTTCTGTGAGAACTGTCTCTCTTGCTGGAGAGTCACTTGATTCTGTGCCAGCTCTGATTCCCTCAGCCATGTTGAATGTTCCCAGTTGTTCTTCACCATCAAATTCTATGTCTGCCAGCCTGAACCCTGGGCTGCCCTATGGGGAATTCACAGACTCTCAGCATGTGAAAATCCCTTTGACGCATTGGAGGTCTTCACCCTCTTCAGAGATGTGCATGGCCAGTCAAGAGAACAAATTCACCATTCCCTTTACTTCCAATTGCGAAGACTCAGTAGTTTCCCTGCCAGCAAGCATCCCCTCTCCCCAATTGTTCTCTCAGAGTCCTTCCTTGATATATGAGCTTACATTGTGCAACACTGGTGATGATATAGCAAGAGacaaaaatgataaatatttAAAGTCTTACAATCAAACAGAAGTCAGTGTACAATCTGCAGGCTTTGTCTTTCCAAGCAGACGGTATGAAGAATCAGTCAATTCCAGTATGTCAGAATTAAAAGAACTTGCTGAAGACAGCCagagaaaaaagataaaaaatcTCTTTGTTACTAAAAAAGCTGTACTTGAAAATCAAATGGACACTAGCAAAATGAAAATGTCTATGGTCAGCCAGTATGTGTACTCTGATGACAAATCTGTGAAAGATACAGCCACTCCAGATAATGAGGGCTACAATGAGAGATGCTTAAGTTCTGTACCTCAGTTATGTTCTCAGCTTGAATTGGAGGACAACAGTTATAGAAATATAGGTATACATGATACGTGTGTTCAGGAAATCCCACATGTTCCCACTGAGAAGAAACAGATGAAAGAATTATCCAAAGAAGACCCCAGCCTAGGGATGTCTAGAAGTGAAATAAAGGCAGATCAAAAATCAAGAACAGGAGACTGGCCATTGAATCCTGTTGTTGACCGCAGCCATAGTTCTGAGCTTTCAGATAttttggaagaggaagaagaagacctGGATTTAGATGTGCAGGAAGAGAATAGATTAAAGATGGCTGGTAATGATTACAGGCTACCGGAGCTTCCAGAGTTTCCCATGCAGTGGGCTCAGAACAGAAATACGAGTAACACTTCAACAGTAGGACAGGCAGGGAAATCTTCATTGTCTAAAGCAGGCCCTCTGAGAGGCTTTGTCTCAGAGGAAATGGTGAATGATAATTCAGTAAGAGTATTTGTGGCCCTTTTTGACTATGATCCCATATCTATGTCACCTAATGTTGATGCAGCTGAAGAGGAGCTCCCATTTAAAAAGGGGCAGATTCTAATGGTGGTTGGTGACAAAGATGCTGATGGCTTTTATAGAGGTGAATGTGCAGGAAGGGTAGGGTATATTCCTTATAATATGGTGTCTGAAGTGCAGGTGGAGAGTAATGAAATGAAGCAACACCTGTTAAAACAAGATTTCATTACTGATGAAAAATCTGTGGTTGACGTAATGGAGGTGGATACACAGAATAACAGTAAGTCTCTCACAGAACATAGCTTGCGGAATAGCAAGGCCGAACAGCTTCCTTCTAAGGCAATGGTGGCTGTTGTAGACTACAACCCGGGGGAGAACTTGAATGCAGATGTAGAAAGTGAGCTCGCGTTTCATGCTGGAGACATCATCACAGTATTCGGGTCTATGGATGATGATGGGTTCTACCATGGTGAGTTCAATGGACAGAGAGGCCTTATCTCTTCTGACTTCCTCAAAGCTATCACTCAGGATGAAGAGTAA